From the genome of Bdellovibrio bacteriovorus, one region includes:
- a CDS encoding exopolysaccharide biosynthesis protein, which translates to MKSRFITAMDLLQAEAAKGDLTLRRIFQLLGEEGHAMLMLFLSLPFLQPIPIPGLSTPLGFLIAVVAIFLYRNKPPWLPERFENLKVSADVLLKVSEVAEKIWGYAVKIVKQRLVFLHDHWFFRSINLLVFVTNSLLLSLPLPIPFSNTVPVVGIILCAIGHMEKDGVFILLSYLWCLIVASFFATLTMGAVHFTIN; encoded by the coding sequence TTGAAAAGCCGTTTTATTACTGCCATGGATCTTTTGCAGGCAGAAGCAGCTAAGGGTGACTTAACGTTGCGCCGGATCTTTCAATTATTGGGAGAAGAGGGGCATGCGATGCTCATGCTTTTTCTGAGCCTTCCTTTTCTTCAACCGATTCCCATCCCGGGTCTATCAACTCCACTGGGTTTTCTGATTGCGGTAGTTGCGATTTTTCTTTATCGCAACAAACCACCTTGGTTGCCTGAGCGCTTTGAAAACTTAAAGGTCTCGGCCGACGTTCTTCTGAAGGTTTCCGAGGTGGCGGAGAAAATCTGGGGTTATGCGGTAAAGATCGTAAAGCAACGTCTAGTCTTTTTGCACGATCATTGGTTTTTTAGATCCATCAATCTTTTGGTATTTGTGACGAACTCTTTGCTTCTGTCACTGCCACTTCCAATTCCATTTTCAAACACCGTCCCGGTCGTCGGAATCATTCTGTGCGCTATTGGTCACATGGAAAAAGACGGTGTTTTTATCCTTTTAAGCTACTTGTGGTGTCTTATAGTTGCATCCTTCTTCGCAACTTTAACCATGGGAGCCGTTCACTTTACGATCAACTAA
- a CDS encoding TMEM165/GDT1 family protein has product MDWKIFASTFITIFLAEMGDKTQFAALAASSQTKSTMTVMIAVVLALGLAGILGVIFGKFLGTLLSPQIMKYVSGTLFILVGIWVLTAKG; this is encoded by the coding sequence ATGGATTGGAAGATTTTTGCGAGCACTTTTATCACTATTTTTCTGGCCGAAATGGGTGACAAAACGCAGTTTGCGGCTTTGGCTGCTTCTTCACAGACCAAATCCACAATGACGGTCATGATTGCCGTTGTGCTTGCTTTGGGCCTTGCGGGAATTTTAGGCGTGATTTTTGGTAAATTCCTGGGGACTTTATTAAGCCCCCAAATCATGAAATACGTTTCTGGAACTTTATTTATTCTTGTCGGTATTTGGGTTCTGACAGCTAAAGGATAA